The Chitinophaga sp. H8 region ACTGATCAAATCGTTAGCCAGATCAAAGAAATGGATAAATACATTTCCCGTATGCCGGGTTGATTCTTTCCCGGTTACAGGATCATCATATTAATACAACAGGAAGGTGTCTCTACTTTTGAGGCACCTTTTTTATTTGGGGTACCTGATGTGGCAGAGAGTGGTTTTAAGTGCCCCTCCCCCATAGTCCCTTTGTGCATTACACAAAATTGCCGTAGGTTTGCTGCGCATTTGGTTGCTACCGGGTAAAACCGGGCGCATTAAAAAGGGAATCCGGTGTAATTCCGGAACTATCCCCGTAGCTGTAATCCCGCGCTGTTTTTACCGAACAGCTGGTTTTCCGGACCAATTATGTCACTTCACAGCTGATGCTGTGTGGGAAGGCGGTCCAGGAAAGCGGGTAAGTCAGAAGACCTGCCACCTGCCATTTTATTCAGTGCTTTCGGGTGAAAAGCCAGGAATTTAACGCTGTTGCAGGCATTATTTTCTTTCCTTTATTTATTTCTCCCAGGAGCGCGCATTTACTCATCAAAAAACGCTTATCCGTATTATGCGCCGGAATCTTTACACTTACGCTGCTATTATTACAGCCTTATTTACCATCAACACTGTCACTAACGCACAAGACACTGCTCAAACAAATCATTTAAACGAAGTGATCGTCACGGCATCCAAATTTGCCCAGAAACAGGGAGAAACGGGGAAAGTGATCACTGTCCTTACCCGTGATTACCTGGAAAAAAACAGTGGCAAATCATTAACTGCTATTCTGAACAACCAGGCAGGATTAATGATCAATGGTGCAGAAAGCCCATTAGGTAACAACCAGGAAGTATATCTCCGTGGTGGGGTTACTGGTAATACCCTCATATTGATAGATGGTATCCCCGTAAATGACGCCTCCCAGATAGCCAACTCCTTTGATCTTAATTTCATCAATCCGGAACTGATCGATAGAATAGAAATACTCAGAGGCAGCCAGTCCACTTTGTATGGCTCCGATGCAGTAGCCGGTGTGATTAATATCATTACAAGAAAACCAGGTGAAAAGAAAGCAGGCATCTATGCCAATGGTTCATATGGCACATTCAACACCTACCAGGGTAGCGCTGCACTGAACGGCACCATCAATAAGTTCTCTTATATATTGGGATACAAGTACCAAAAATCTGACGGGTTTTCTACTGCAAACGATTCTTTAGGCAAAAATGATTTTGATAAAGACGGGTTTAAGCAAAATAATGTGTTCGCCAAGCTGGCTTTCCAGGCTACCGACCGGTGGAAGGTGCAGTACATGCTCAATTTGAGTGATTACAAAACAGACCTGGACGCAGGAGCTTTTACTGATGACAAGGCTTACAACGCACATAACAAGTACATACAAAATGCCATCAGCAGCAAGCTGGATTTTGGAAAAGGATCCTGGAATATTGTATACAGCTATCAGCGTAATCAACGTAACCTCTCCAAAGATTCCAGTTATATTCCTGTAGGTCCGTTTCCTACCAAATATGTGGATGGAGAATACGTATCAAATACCCACCAGATCGAAACTTTTGTGAACTGGGATGTTACGCGTGAAATACAATTGCTGGCAGGTGCAGATTACAGAACTTCCAGCACGGATCAGCACTACAGTTACATAGGCACCTATCCCGGAGCTGCGATGGAAACCACCCGCTTAGGTAAAGACAGTGCACACAGCAACCAGTTCAGTCATTACGCCTCCCTCCTCTTACACAACCTGGGAGGATTTAATCTTGAGCTGGGTGGCCGGTTTAACTACCATAACATTTATGGTAACAATCAAACCATCTCCTTTAATCCTTCTTACCTGATCAATGATCAGCATAAATTCTTTATCAATCTGTCTTCTGCCTATAAGGTACCTTCCCTGTATCAGTTATATTCCGAGTTTGGTAACAGATTATTGAAACCGGAATCTTCTGTTAACTATGAAGGAGGATACCAGGCTTCGGTATTAAAAGACAGACTGAACTTCCGAGTAGTAGGCTTTAAGCGCGATACCCGTGATCTGATTGTTTTCTTCACAGAGCCGGTAACTTACAAAAGCTATTATATCAACAATGATAAGCAAACAGCTTATGGTGCAGAACTGGAAGCCACCTGGAATATTACAGATCAGGTAAAGTTACAAGCTAATTATACTTATACCGATGGTAAAATATCCTTGCAGGATACCAGTTACTACAACCTGTACCGTATGCCCAAACATGCGGTAAACGCAGCACTTGGTTACCAGGCAACGCCAGCATTATACCTGAGTACACAATTCAAATACCTGACCAAAAGATGGGAACCAGGCAATACCCGCTCGCTGGATCCGTATTATACCATTGATATTTATGGAGAATACAAAGTGTGTAAAGGCGTAAAGGTCTTCGCTGATTTCAGAAATATTACCGATCAGGAATACTTTACTATCAGGGGGTATAATAATCGTAAGTTTAACTTTACAGCTGGTATCTCCTGCAATTTTTAATGATTTATTATTTGACCGCAAACTAAAATATTATGTCACTTAAAAGTT contains the following coding sequences:
- a CDS encoding TonB-dependent receptor plug domain-containing protein gives rise to the protein MRRNLYTYAAIITALFTINTVTNAQDTAQTNHLNEVIVTASKFAQKQGETGKVITVLTRDYLEKNSGKSLTAILNNQAGLMINGAESPLGNNQEVYLRGGVTGNTLILIDGIPVNDASQIANSFDLNFINPELIDRIEILRGSQSTLYGSDAVAGVINIITRKPGEKKAGIYANGSYGTFNTYQGSAALNGTINKFSYILGYKYQKSDGFSTANDSLGKNDFDKDGFKQNNVFAKLAFQATDRWKVQYMLNLSDYKTDLDAGAFTDDKAYNAHNKYIQNAISSKLDFGKGSWNIVYSYQRNQRNLSKDSSYIPVGPFPTKYVDGEYVSNTHQIETFVNWDVTREIQLLAGADYRTSSTDQHYSYIGTYPGAAMETTRLGKDSAHSNQFSHYASLLLHNLGGFNLELGGRFNYHNIYGNNQTISFNPSYLINDQHKFFINLSSAYKVPSLYQLYSEFGNRLLKPESSVNYEGGYQASVLKDRLNFRVVGFKRDTRDLIVFFTEPVTYKSYYINNDKQTAYGAELEATWNITDQVKLQANYTYTDGKISLQDTSYYNLYRMPKHAVNAALGYQATPALYLSTQFKYLTKRWEPGNTRSLDPYYTIDIYGEYKVCKGVKVFADFRNITDQEYFTIRGYNNRKFNFTAGISCNF